ACGGCCGGTCACGAAACGGCCGACGAGGTGTCCGTGCTGGTCCGGCTCAGCGAAATGCTGCGGGAGCTGCTCGAGGAGTACGGCCTCGACGACACCGAGATCACCATGGACACCACGTTCCACGACGACCTCGAACTCGAGAGCGTCGACCTGGTGGCCCTGTCCGGGCAGCTGCGCGAGCACTACGGCGACCGCGTCAACTTCGCGACCTTCATCGCCGAGCGCGACCTGGACGAGATCATCGCGCTGACCGTCGGCGAGCTCGTCCGCCACATCGTCGTCTCCCTGCGGGCCACGGCGTGAGCCGGATCCGCGCGGGCGAGCTCGACGTCCACGTCCAGCGCCTGACCCCCGACGTGCCGCTGGACGGCGACGCGCCGATCGTCGTGTGCGTCCACGGCCTGCTCACCGACAGCCTGGCGAGCTACTACTTCACCCTCGGCCCGGCCTTCGCCGCGCGCGGCCTCGACGTCCTGATGTACGACCTGCGAGGGCACGGCCGCACGACGCGGCCGTCGTCCGGCTACCACCTGGAGCGGTTCGTCGACGACCTCGTCGCGGTCCTCGACGCCTGCGACGTCACCCGGCCGGTGCACGTCATCGGCAACTCCTTCGGCGCTTCGGTCGCGTTCGGGCTGGCCGCCGCCCGGCCCGACCGGGTCGCGAGCGTCGTCGTGCTCGAGGGCGAACCGCCGACCGCGGAGTGGACCCGGCACATGGCCGACGGGCTGGCCGACGCCAAGACCCGGCTGGCGATCGACGAGGTCATCGGCTGGATCGCCGACAACCACGGCGCTCACACCGCACGGCTGTCCAAGGCCGCGAACCGGATCCTCCAGACCACCACGATCGCCGAAGACATCCCGCGCAGCGCGACGATCGCGGCGGACCTCTCGGCGGTGCGCTGCCCGGTGTTCGCGGTCTTCGGCGGCGACTCGGGACTGTCGGCGCAGGTGCCGCACTTCGAGACGCACCTGGTGGCCGGCTGCCGCTGCGTCGTGCTGCCCGACCAGGGGCACTCGGTCCTGGTCGAGCGGACCGCCGAGCTCACCGAGCTGATCTTCGAGTGGGTCCGCGACACCTCGCGCGCGCCGGCCCGGGTGCGGTAGTGGCCCGGTTCCTCTTCGTCGTCCCGCCCCTGGTCGGGCACGTCAACCCGGCCGTCGGCGTCGCGGCCGAGCTCACCGCGCGCGGCCACGAGGTCGCCTGGGCGGGGCACGACGAACTGCTGTGGCAGCTGGCCGGCCCGGCCGCTCTCGTGTTTTCGTGCGCCGTGCCG
This window of the Amycolatopsis balhimycina FH 1894 genome carries:
- a CDS encoding acyl carrier protein is translated as MSVETTAGHETADEVSVLVRLSEMLRELLEEYGLDDTEITMDTTFHDDLELESVDLVALSGQLREHYGDRVNFATFIAERDLDEIIALTVGELVRHIVVSLRATA
- a CDS encoding alpha/beta fold hydrolase, whose protein sequence is MSRIRAGELDVHVQRLTPDVPLDGDAPIVVCVHGLLTDSLASYYFTLGPAFAARGLDVLMYDLRGHGRTTRPSSGYHLERFVDDLVAVLDACDVTRPVHVIGNSFGASVAFGLAAARPDRVASVVVLEGEPPTAEWTRHMADGLADAKTRLAIDEVIGWIADNHGAHTARLSKAANRILQTTTIAEDIPRSATIAADLSAVRCPVFAVFGGDSGLSAQVPHFETHLVAGCRCVVLPDQGHSVLVERTAELTELIFEWVRDTSRAPARVR